A window of the Cryptococcus neoformans var. neoformans B-3501A chromosome 9, whole genome shotgun sequence genome harbors these coding sequences:
- a CDS encoding hypothetical protein (HMMPfam hit to ARD, ARD/ARD' family, score: 200.3, E(): 3.7e-57), with product MTLITHAPPPPPSSEPDSPHDRSLYVYHFVFDFHIRTMKAYIYDDKPGDQRLPHDTGIDIPEPTLAKLGVVYQRIPIDSEGAWESKIDEFAKERGYKNRDRITVTREGLGEAYEEKIKSFFDEHLHEDEEIRYILAGSGYFDIRGAEGVHEEQWIRIALEAGDLIVLPAGIYHRFTVDSANTITAMRLFQDEPKWTPYSRKADGTDKLGSRDKYLETVRVGVTA from the exons ATGACACTGATAACTCACgcgcctccacctccaccctcaAGTGAGCCTGATTCGCCACACGATCGTTC TTTGTACGTATACCATTTCGTTTTCGATTTCCACATAAGAACAATGAAGGCGTACATTTACGACGACAAGCC TGGAGACCAACGTCTCCCTCACGATACCGGCATCGACATCCCCGAACCCACCCTCGCCAAGCTCGGCGTCGTCTACCAGCGTATACCCATCGACTCTGAGGGCGCGTGGGAATCCAAGATTGACGAATTTGCAAAGGAGCGAGGATACAAGAACAGGGACCGGATTACTGTGACTAGGGAAGGGTTGGGAGAGGCATatgaggagaagatcaagTCGTTCTTTGACGA GCATTTgcatgaagatgaggagattCGATACATCCTCGCAGGATCGGGGTACTTTGATATCCGGGGTGCAGAAGGAGTGCATGAAGAGCAATGGATTAGGATCGCACTCGAAGCTGGTGACTTGATCGTCCTTCCTGCTGG TATCTACCACCGTTTTACAGTCGACTCTGCAAACACCATAACAGCCATGCGACTCTTCCAAGATGAACCCAAATGGACACCGTACTCCCGAAAAGCGGATGGGACAGACAAGTTGGGGAGTAGGGATAAGTACCTTGAGACGGTTAGAGTTGGTGTTACTGCTTGA